One segment of Daphnia magna isolate NIES linkage group LG2, ASM2063170v1.1, whole genome shotgun sequence DNA contains the following:
- the LOC116917142 gene encoding calcium-dependent protein kinase 3 → MSSPVSSSFTGNINGIQFDRQDFFGKDGSDSVQSGTFNGQRVAIKRIELTKGTDQSFGNEFETLQQLEHPNVVRLLQCGNDNNFRYYAFEWCGASLDQLFLKADDTRKYNGPMPHHIDISLQLASGLEYIHSRNLVHGNIKPENVLISAGSTGQDEITLKWANSGLTRYASKRAKITSQVGGNNAWLAPELLLLKLGGNLHGNKYQGTVKSDIFAQGLIFGSLFLNGEHLYGTMENEDEITKNITNGNPINMQKMNRILKDCYEDEIFKRILENDPNKRMTSTAVVNQLKTIKDKISGKEKELLRLCARDSPLDLSEKIKNFIPFGININVKDNDGSNALHLLCRYYSSYELIAAINLVIQSGIDVNARDYNGLNALHYVCRYNATPNLIDAIQNLIKLGIDPKAKSNDGSNALHFLTRYNSSSDFKNALEILIESGINVLEKDNDGWHMFYYLEIKNKEEMKIWYDRKAPLGKGGYGQVFKGKYGGREVAVKRVQLDLDNEKEEKALRALDHPNVVKLLHCDSNDDFRMYVLELCDASLDQLFLEPNHPKKYDGPMPRYIHVFLQLASGLNHIHSKLIIHRDIKPQNVLISKTPASRSNEVTIKWADFGLSKSVDERGYHSWSGVRGTTNWYAPEVLEINNNIKEAEEAKKLKGTVKSDVFALGLVFGFLFLKGEHVYGSSEREISDNVIKKQPINLKKIDGELLEIYQNNLLQKMLENDPSKRMTSEEVVEQLKSIEEKLAEKEKQLRDLCAGREPLDIFNFEFYLHLTRKIQNLIRFGIDVNAKNQFGLNALHLLCQHNSGRHLIEAIKVLIDFGIDKDAKTEKGWNALHLFSPHLFEAIQELIKLGIDKDA, encoded by the exons ATGTCCTCGCCTGTTTCCTCAAGTTTTACTGGAAATATCAACGGCATTCAGTTCGATCGCCAAGATTTTTTCGGGAAAGATGGCTCTGATTCAGTGCAAAGTGGCACATTTAATGGTCAAAGAGTTGCAATAAAAAGAATCGAGTTGACCAAAGGCACGGATCAATCATTTGGCAACGAGTTTGAAACTCTGCAGCAGTTAGAGCATCCGAATGTCGTCAGACTTCTTCAATGTGGAAATGACAACAACTTCAG GTACTATGCATTCGAATGGTGTGGCGCCTCGTTAGATCAGCTGTTTTTGAAGGCGGATGACACTCGAAAATATAATGGGCCTATGCCACACCATATTGATATTTCGCTTCAGTTAGCTTCAGGTCTCGAATACATCCATTCAAGGAATTTAGTTCATGGAAACATTAAACCAGAAAATGTTCTGATTTCGGCGGGATCTACTGGCCAAGATGAGATAACACTCAAATGGGCAAACTCTGGACTGACCAGATACGCCAGTAAACGAGCAAAGATAACAAGTCAAGTGGGAGGAAACAATGCATGGTTAGCCCCAGAGTTGCTGTTGCTGAAATTGGGTGGCAACTTGCACGGAAACAAGTATCAGGGGACCGTCAAAAGCGACATCTTTGCACAAGGACTCATTTTCGGTAGTCTGTTCTTGAATGGGGAACATCTTTACGGTACCATGGAAAATGAAGACGAAATAACCAAAAACATAACGAACGGAAATCCCATCAACATGCAAA AAATGAATCGCATATTAAAGGACTGTTACGAggatgaaatttttaaaagaattttggaAAACGACCCCAATAAAAGGATGACATCGACAGCAGTTGTTAATCAACTAAAAACCATCAAGGATAAG AtttctggaaaagaaaaagaattgcttCGGTTATGTGCTCGTGATTCTCCATTGGATTTatcagaaaaaattaaaaactttaTTCCCTTTGGAATCAACATTAACGTAAAGGACAATGATGGAAGTAATGCACTCCATCTTCTGTGTCGATACTATTCAAGTTATGAATTAATTGCAGCAATTAACCTCGTAATCCAAAGCGGAATCGACGTGAATGCAAGAGATTACAATGGGTTGAATGCCCTTCATTATGTGTGTCGATACAATGCAACCCCAAACTTAATCGACGCCATTCAGAACTTAATTAAACTGGGAATCGACCCAAAAGCGAAATCCAACGATGGATCAAATGCGCTCCATTTTTTGACTCGATACAATTCAAGCTCAGACTTCAAGAACGCACTTGAAATTTTGATCGAATCCGGAATCAACGTGCTTGAAAAAGACAACGACGGATGGCATATGTTTTACTACTTGGAAATTAAAAATAAggaggaaatgaaaatttggtACGACCGCAAAGCTCCATTAGGGAAGGGTGGCTATGGTCAGGTATTTAAAGGGAAATACGGAGGCCGTGAAGTCGCAGTAAAAAGAGTTCAACTAGATCTTGacaacgaaaaagaagaaaaagctttGCGAGCGTTAGATCATCCAAACGTCGTCAAACTTCTTCACTGTGACAGTAATGACGACTTTAG GATGTATGTATTGGAATTATGCGACGCCTCTTTAGATCAGCTCTTCCTGGAGCCGAATCACCCAAAGAAATACGACGGACCTATGCCACGTTATATTCACGTTTTTCTTCAGTTAGCTTCGGGGCTCAATCACATCCATTCGAAGCTAATCATCCACAGAGACATAAAACCGCAAAACGTGCTCATTTCAAAGACACCTGCCAGCCGAAGCAACGAGGTAACAATCAAATGGGCTGATTTTGGATTGTCCAAATCCGTAGATGAACGTGGATATCACTCGTGGTCTGGAGTAAGAGGAACCACAAATTGGTACGCCCCCGAGGTGCTGGAGATAAACAATAACATAAAAGAGGCAGAAGAGGCAAAAAAGCTTAAAGGAACAGTCAAGAGCGATGTATTTGCCCTAGGCCTTGTCTTTgggtttcttttcttgaaagGAGAACATGTCTATGGTTCCAGTGAAAGAGAAATTTCCGACAACGTAATTAAAAAGCAACCGATCAACTTGAAGA AAATTGACGGTGAATTACTCGAAATTTATCAGAATAACCTACTTCagaaaatgttggaaaatgATCCTAGCAAAAGGATGACATCGGAAGAAGTAGTCGAACAACTGAAATCTATCGAGGAGAAG CTtgcagaaaaagagaaacaattGCGTGATCTATGTGCTGGTCGTGAACCTCTTGATAttttcaatttcgaattttatcttcatttaacaagaaaaatccAAAACTTGATTCGCTTTGGAATCGACGTGAATGCAAAGAACCAATTTGGATtaaatgcacttcatcttttgtgtcaACACAATTCCGGTagacacttaatcgaggcaattaaagtatTAATCGATTTTGgtatcgacaaggacgcaaagacggaaaagggttggaatgcacttcatct tttcAGTCCACACTTATtcgaggcaattcaagaattgatcaaactcggtatcgacaaggacgcataA
- the LOC123469771 gene encoding uncharacterized protein LOC123469771, protein MSANLIRKPFKLVSEDRQTRKGVVVSNLEELIYKARTIFNLGPDNVQILLERDGTEILEDEFLLFLENFTDLVVVQSKCQKMTNCQRLDVCNESVTTEQEYEADHTEEIQTSLTEEAMVHYIVEDDKIIRVNDSKERERNFEIVSGGTDKGRDLLLDDMGYRYGIKAKSTSSVIWHCTARPGKTSTSAIDCRATVRQKNNVFSFGKRPHSCKRSPELNNAIKIRREIKERIDRGEAAAAEDAVKIVKEVMAKYRERNVEVPQESYLVRIGYRRLKKFREGRRPS, encoded by the exons ATGAGTGCGAATCTCATAAGAAAACCTTTCAAGCTTGTAAGCGAAGACCGACAAACGAGGAAAGGAGTTGTCGTTAGTAACCTCGAAGAGTTGATTTATAAAG CCAGAACAATCTTCAATCTGGGGCCAGATAACGTTCAAATTTTACTTGAAAGAGATGGAACTGAAATATTAGAAGATGAATTCCTATtatttcttgaaaactttACCGATCTTGTAGTTGTTCAAAGCAAATGtcaaaaaatgacaaattgcCAAAGACTGGATGTATGCAATGAGTCGGTAACCACAGAGCAGGAATATGAAG CAGATCACACAGAGGAAATCCAAACCTCATTGACCGAGGAAGCCATGGTTCATTATATTGTTGAAGATGACAAGATTATTCGTGTTAACGATAGCAAAGAAAGGGAACgcaattttgaaatagttTCTGGAGGGACTGACAAAGGAAGAGATTTGTTACTCGACGACATGGGGTACAGATATGGAATTAAGGCCAAGAGTACAAGTTCAGTCATCTGGCATTGCACGGCACGTCCTGGAAAGACAAGCACTAGCGCAATCGATTGTCGAGCAACGGTTCGTCAAAAGAATAACGTATTTTCGTTTGGGAAAAGGCCTCATTCCTGCAAACGAAGTCCTGAACTCAATAATGCAATCAAAATTCGTcgagaaataaaagaaaggatTGATCGGGGcgaagcagcagcagcagaagATGCAGTTAAAATAGTTAAGGAAGTTATGGCCAAGTATCGTGAAAGAAATGTTGAAGTTCCTCAAGAATCTTATCTCGTAAGAATTGGCTATCGTCGCCTCAAGAAATTCCGAGAAGGTCGCCGCCCCAGCTGA